A genomic window from Parasteatoda tepidariorum isolate YZ-2023 chromosome 10, CAS_Ptep_4.0, whole genome shotgun sequence includes:
- the LOC107451663 gene encoding protein FAM200A-like: MVKTMFGQFYTNQLQQIPLADNTIGRRINNISEDLCDQLVSRMRTSKFAIQVDEATDVAKDAHLIAYVRNVDDTNMIEDILFCKPIPDRATSYEIFQIIDRFFNENDIMWNNCIGLCTDGAQSMTGHKTGLQTQVKLKIPEVLWTHCMLHRAAHVSKTISEELNNVFAKVTKVINYIKNSPSKARLFAKLCEDLRANYTSLLYYCEVRWLSREKVIQRVLELKEEIAMFLEENHIEDGNMFRDDNFIVKLTYLVDIFEKLSVLNKSMQGPQLHLLIQKDKVQAFIKKVELWNQNFKKISLTCFRV, from the coding sequence ATGGTCAAAACAATGTTTGGCCAATTTTATACGAATCAGCTGCAACAAATACCGCTTGCTGATAATACAATTGGCAgaagaattaataatatatctGAAGATCTTTGTGACCAATTAGTTTCTCGAATGCGTACTTCAAAATTCGCCATACAAGTAGATGAAGCTACTGATGTAGCTAAAGACGCACACTTAATTGCATATGTTCGAAATGTTGACGATACTAATATGATTGAAGATATCTTATTCTGTAAACCAATTCCAGACAGAGCCACATCCTAcgaaattttccaaataatcgacagattttttaatgagaatgaCATAATGTGGAATAATTGCATTGGGCTCTGTACTGACGGGGCGCAATCAATGACTGGACACAAAACTGGTCTTCAAACacaagttaaattgaaaatacctGAGGTTCTCTGGACGCACTGCATGCTCCACAGAGCAGCTCACGTATCAAAAACTATAAGCGAGGAACTTAACAATGTTTTTGCAAAAGTAACGaaagttataaattacataaaaaacagTCCATCAAAAGCAAGGTTGTTCGCAAAACTGTGTGAAGATTTGCGAGCTAATTACACGTCACTTCTGTACTATTGTGAAGTGCGCTGGCTATCTCgtgaaaaagttattcaaagggTACTTGAACTCAAAGAAGAAATTGCTATGTTTCTCGAGGAAAATCATATTGAAGACGGCAATATGTTTAGGGATGATAATTTTATCGTTAAACTTACATATTTGgttgacatttttgaaaaattgagtgTTCTTAATAAATCAATGCAAGGACCGCAATTGCATTTGCTTATACAAAAAGACAAAGTgcaagcatttattaaaaaagtggaGCTAtggaatcaaaatttcaaaaaaataagcttgACATGTTTCCGCGTTTAA